A portion of the Sphingobacterium spiritivorum genome contains these proteins:
- a CDS encoding type IV secretion system DNA-binding domain-containing protein, producing MEETKEQQGLYRSLQFGIYLSVVLEVFLFFYVDKFLLAGVANNSLLLFAERLSRVPFYAELINSKLFTLVLICLVSIGTLSRKKKDLNPKTQIVYPLALGMLILFSGLWLQGHEAAPIWRSVNWYDLAYVTSAFAGAILVHVAIDNVSKIISSNLGKDRWNIEEESFMQPTEPVITPYSINIPTLFYYKGKVRKGYIPLENIFRGCLICGVPGSGKSFGIIMPIIRQMLANSFTMCLYDLKYPDLGKVAYYHYLLAKQDGRCRDYKFHVINLNDPAKSRRVNPMKRAYLNTLADASETAEALVEALKKGDKSGGSDQFFTQSAINFLAACIFFFSRYEDGRYSSLPHVLAFLNLSYEQIFTVLFSNGELSSLLSPFMSAYKAKAFDQLEGQVGTLKIFISRMATKETFWVFGADDFELQVSNPKHPGVLVLANDPRTQSINSACLSVVLNRVTKLINTKGNLPIGLVVDEAPSLYIHRVDLLVAQSRSNFSGVVLGLQELPMLRQQYGKETAEVITSIMGNVLSGSVRSKETLEWLERLFGKVKQTGESLSIDRTRTSLSLNEKLEPLIPAGKIASLKAGEIVGILARDTVDTYTGKYQTSAVNCRVNLDMDALKKEEANYRELPTYYDFGNRKEEILLDNFFRINREVEEIVEQFIPIQDNVQIPVPTETTEYNKRK from the coding sequence ATGGAAGAAACCAAAGAGCAGCAGGGGCTTTACCGCTCCCTGCAATTTGGCATATACCTATCCGTTGTCCTCGAAGTCTTTCTGTTTTTCTATGTAGATAAATTTCTTTTGGCAGGGGTAGCAAATAACAGTTTGCTACTCTTTGCAGAGAGGCTTTCGAGAGTACCATTTTATGCCGAACTGATAAACAGCAAGCTCTTTACACTTGTGCTGATCTGTCTGGTCTCCATCGGAACATTAAGCCGAAAGAAAAAAGACCTCAATCCCAAGACCCAGATCGTTTACCCTTTGGCATTGGGGATGCTCATTCTTTTTTCGGGCTTATGGTTGCAGGGACATGAAGCAGCCCCGATATGGCGGTCGGTCAATTGGTATGACCTTGCCTATGTCACAAGCGCTTTTGCCGGAGCCATTTTGGTACACGTTGCAATAGACAACGTATCCAAGATCATCAGCTCCAACTTGGGAAAGGATCGCTGGAACATTGAGGAAGAATCCTTTATGCAACCAACCGAACCCGTGATAACACCGTACTCGATCAACATCCCGACCTTGTTCTATTACAAAGGGAAAGTCCGTAAAGGGTATATACCGCTTGAAAACATTTTTAGGGGGTGTCTCATTTGCGGGGTTCCGGGAAGTGGAAAATCGTTCGGGATCATCATGCCGATCATACGCCAAATGCTGGCCAATTCGTTCACGATGTGCCTATACGATCTGAAATACCCCGATCTTGGCAAGGTTGCTTATTACCATTATCTGCTTGCCAAGCAGGACGGTCGATGCAGGGATTACAAATTCCATGTTATCAATCTCAACGATCCCGCAAAGAGCAGGCGGGTAAACCCGATGAAACGGGCTTACCTAAACACGCTTGCCGATGCTTCGGAAACAGCCGAAGCGCTTGTCGAAGCCTTGAAAAAGGGAGACAAAAGCGGTGGTAGTGACCAATTTTTCACGCAGTCCGCCATCAATTTCCTTGCCGCCTGTATCTTCTTTTTCAGTAGGTACGAAGATGGCCGTTATTCCAGCCTGCCCCATGTACTTGCCTTTCTTAACCTGTCGTATGAACAGATTTTTACGGTGCTGTTCAGCAACGGGGAGCTTAGTTCCCTTTTATCGCCATTCATGTCCGCCTACAAAGCAAAGGCATTTGACCAACTTGAAGGACAAGTCGGAACGCTCAAAATCTTTATCAGCCGAATGGCCACCAAAGAAACGTTTTGGGTTTTCGGTGCGGATGATTTTGAGCTTCAAGTCAGTAACCCCAAGCACCCCGGTGTTTTGGTGCTCGCCAATGACCCCCGTACCCAGAGCATTAACTCCGCTTGCCTGTCGGTGGTACTTAATCGGGTTACGAAACTTATCAATACGAAAGGCAATTTACCCATCGGTTTAGTGGTGGATGAGGCCCCCAGCCTGTATATTCACCGTGTAGACCTATTGGTGGCACAGAGCAGATCCAATTTTTCTGGGGTCGTTTTGGGGCTTCAGGAGTTGCCTATGCTGCGCCAACAATACGGCAAGGAAACAGCGGAGGTTATCACGTCCATCATGGGCAATGTACTGTCCGGTTCGGTCAGGAGCAAAGAAACTTTGGAGTGGTTGGAGCGCCTTTTTGGTAAGGTGAAACAGACGGGTGAAAGCCTAAGCATCGACCGTACGAGAACCTCGCTATCCTTGAATGAAAAACTCGAACCGCTGATTCCTGCCGGAAAGATAGCATCGCTAAAAGCTGGTGAAATTGTTGGCATCCTTGCCCGTGATACGGTAGACACCTATACGGGCAAATACCAGACTTCGGCGGTTAACTGCCGTGTCAATCTGGACATGGATGCCCTCAAAAAGGAAGAAGCGAATTATCGGGAACTGCCGACCTATTACGACTTCGGTAATCGAAAAGAAGAAATCCTATTGGACAATTTTTTCCGCATCAACAGAGAAGTTGAGGAAATAGTTGAACAGTTTATTCCTATCCAAGACAATGTTCAAATTCCCGTACCAACCGAGACGACGGAATACAACAAAAGAAAATAG
- a CDS encoding M23 family metallopeptidase, translating to MLCGQDIDYSPPLDKLKVTSPFGYRIHPISGKASHHSGVDFAARSDPVFNVLNGYVKATGRHKALGKYILIVHGEVETIYGHLSHILVSSGDTVIAGQPIAITGSTGRVTGEHLHFSVKFNGKFLDPLKFLRRLREQLDQSLNME from the coding sequence ATGCTTTGTGGACAAGACATAGATTACAGTCCACCATTAGACAAGCTAAAGGTCACATCGCCATTCGGATACCGTATCCACCCGATCAGCGGTAAGGCTTCACACCACAGCGGTGTTGACTTTGCCGCGCGTTCCGATCCTGTATTTAATGTACTTAATGGTTATGTCAAAGCAACAGGAAGACATAAAGCACTCGGCAAGTACATACTGATAGTACACGGCGAAGTAGAAACCATTTACGGACACCTTTCCCATATACTCGTTTCATCGGGTGATACGGTAATAGCGGGGCAACCTATCGCTATCACCGGAAGCACGGGCAGGGTGACAGGAGAACACCTGCATTTTTCGGTGAAATTCAACGGTAAATTCCTTGACCCCTTGAAATTCCTACGCAGGTTAAGAGAACAATTAGACCAATCCTTAAACATGGAATAA